The Citrifermentans bemidjiense Bem genome window below encodes:
- the proB gene encoding glutamate 5-kinase codes for MRKELLKKVKRVVVKIGSGVLTGENGGVDPRFLDGLAAQVAELSGQGTEVVIVSSGAVAAGRQALGLPDRPRTLPQKQAAAAVGQSRLMRAYEEAFSSYDLKVAQILLTRDDLANRRRFQNARGTLDTLLACGIIPVINENDTVVVDELKFGDNDNLSALVTNLVEAQLLLIMTDIDGLYTADPRTDPNATLIHQVGAVTRELERGAGGSGTSVGTGGMATKLAAAKKVVKSGVAAIIFAGRGERTLSRVMKGELLGTLFLPAGESLNRRKHWIAFTIKPAGSIVVDAGARDVLSRHGRSLLPSGIAQVEGRFDRGACVRVLDPEGVEFARGITDYSSQEVEKIRGHQSSEIEGILGFRYGDDVIHRDNLVLL; via the coding sequence ATGCGCAAGGAACTGCTTAAAAAGGTAAAACGGGTCGTGGTGAAGATCGGATCCGGCGTCCTGACCGGCGAAAACGGCGGGGTCGATCCGCGCTTCCTGGACGGGCTCGCGGCGCAGGTCGCGGAGTTGAGCGGACAGGGGACCGAGGTGGTGATCGTCTCCTCCGGGGCCGTGGCGGCAGGGCGCCAGGCGCTGGGGCTCCCGGACCGCCCGAGGACCCTTCCGCAGAAGCAGGCCGCAGCCGCGGTGGGGCAGTCCCGGTTGATGCGGGCGTACGAGGAGGCCTTCTCCTCCTATGACCTCAAGGTGGCCCAGATACTTCTGACGCGCGACGACCTGGCCAACAGGCGCCGCTTCCAGAACGCCCGCGGGACCCTGGACACCCTTTTGGCCTGCGGCATCATCCCGGTCATCAACGAAAACGATACGGTCGTGGTCGACGAGCTCAAGTTCGGCGACAACGACAACCTTTCGGCGCTGGTGACCAACCTGGTCGAGGCGCAGCTCCTTTTGATCATGACCGACATCGACGGCCTCTACACCGCCGACCCGCGCACCGACCCGAACGCCACCCTGATCCACCAGGTGGGAGCGGTGACCCGGGAGCTTGAGCGCGGCGCCGGCGGCAGCGGCACCAGCGTCGGCACCGGCGGCATGGCCACGAAGCTCGCCGCGGCCAAGAAGGTGGTCAAGTCCGGTGTGGCGGCCATCATCTTCGCCGGGCGTGGGGAGCGCACGCTTTCGCGCGTGATGAAGGGGGAGCTCCTTGGCACCCTGTTCCTGCCGGCCGGCGAGTCGCTGAACCGGCGCAAGCACTGGATCGCCTTCACCATCAAGCCCGCGGGCTCCATCGTCGTCGACGCGGGGGCGCGCGACGTCCTCTCCCGGCACGGCAGGAGCTTGCTTCCTTCCGGTATCGCCCAGGTCGAGGGGCGCTTTGACCGCGGCGCCTGCGTCCGGGTGCTCGATCCAGAGGGTGTGGAGTTCGCGCGCGGCATCACCGATTATTCGAGCCAAGAGGTGGAAAAGATCCGCGGGCACCAAAGCAGCGAGATCGAGGGGATCCTCGGTTTCCGCTACGGCGATGACGTCATCCACCGGGACAATTTGGTCCTTTTGTAA
- a CDS encoding DUF2062 domain-containing protein: MFNKELWKKRIYSILSLDSHPGHIAAGFAVGVFISFTPFFGLHTPLAIAAAFIFRLNKLTCVTGAWVNTPITIVPILGVSYKLGAFLTGARITEFKIKGLEWHNLERYAKSLILGSSLIGFICAVIAYFLCYYLVLRFRSKDAAQAEIAEEMAEVGEELD, from the coding sequence TTGTTTAACAAAGAGCTCTGGAAAAAAAGGATCTACAGCATACTCTCGCTGGACAGCCATCCGGGGCACATTGCAGCCGGCTTTGCAGTCGGCGTATTCATCAGCTTTACCCCCTTCTTCGGTCTGCACACTCCCCTGGCCATCGCGGCCGCCTTTATCTTCAGGCTCAACAAGCTCACCTGCGTCACCGGCGCCTGGGTCAACACCCCGATCACCATCGTCCCGATACTAGGCGTGAGCTACAAGCTCGGCGCGTTCCTGACCGGCGCTCGCATCACCGAGTTCAAGATCAAGGGATTGGAATGGCACAACCTGGAGCGTTACGCCAAATCCCTCATCCTTGGCTCTTCTCTGATCGGCTTCATATGCGCCGTCATCGCTTACTTCCTCTGCTATTACCTGGTGCTCCGCTTCCGCTCAAAGGACGCGGCCCAGGCCGAAATCGCCGAGGAGATGGCGGAGGTCGGAGAGGAACTGGATTAA
- a CDS encoding inorganic phosphate transporter, with protein MPEVTLVLLVAVIAAALLFDYINGFHDTANAIATCVSTRALTVRTAIFMAAGLNFVGAMISTKVAATIGKGIVDANNITQVVVLAGILGAIIWNLITWYYGLPSSSSHAIIGGLAGSVVAHAGTSALHWAGLKKIITVLILSPVVGAFFGFLFMVIMMWTFRNKAPYTLNKVFRKLQILSAAVMAFSHGTADAQKSMGVITMALVSYGSLATFEVPNWVKLSCAVAMGLGTAAGGWRIIKTVGHDFVKLQPVHGFCVETASAAVILGASAMGLPTSTTHVITSSILGVGLTKRISAVNWGVASRIVTAWVITIPASASVGFVSYMVFSPFLGK; from the coding sequence ATGCCTGAGGTCACATTAGTCTTGCTGGTTGCGGTAATAGCCGCGGCGCTTCTGTTCGACTACATAAACGGCTTCCACGATACGGCCAACGCCATCGCCACCTGCGTTTCCACCCGCGCCCTCACGGTCAGGACCGCCATCTTCATGGCTGCCGGCCTCAACTTCGTCGGGGCCATGATCTCGACCAAGGTGGCCGCGACCATAGGGAAGGGGATCGTGGACGCCAACAATATCACCCAGGTGGTGGTGCTGGCCGGGATCCTGGGGGCGATCATCTGGAACCTGATCACCTGGTACTACGGCCTTCCCTCCTCCTCCTCGCACGCCATCATCGGCGGGCTGGCGGGTTCGGTCGTGGCGCATGCCGGCACCTCCGCGCTGCACTGGGCCGGGTTGAAGAAGATCATCACCGTGCTGATTCTCTCCCCGGTGGTCGGCGCCTTCTTCGGCTTTCTCTTCATGGTCATCATGATGTGGACCTTCAGGAACAAGGCCCCCTACACGCTCAACAAGGTGTTCCGCAAGCTGCAGATCCTCTCCGCAGCCGTCATGGCCTTCTCCCACGGCACTGCCGACGCGCAGAAGTCCATGGGGGTCATCACCATGGCGCTGGTCAGCTACGGCAGCCTCGCTACCTTCGAGGTTCCCAACTGGGTGAAGCTTTCCTGTGCGGTTGCCATGGGTCTTGGCACGGCGGCGGGCGGTTGGAGGATCATCAAGACGGTGGGGCACGATTTCGTCAAGCTGCAGCCGGTGCACGGCTTCTGCGTCGAGACCGCTTCGGCGGCGGTTATCCTGGGCGCTTCCGCCATGGGGCTTCCCACCTCGACCACGCACGTGATCACCTCGTCCATCCTGGGGGTGGGGCTGACCAAGAGGATCTCCGCCGTCAACTGGGGTGTCGCCTCCCGCATCGTCACGGCCTGGGTCATCACCATACCAGCCTCGGCAAGCGTCGGCTTTGTGAGCTACATGGTATTCTCGCCGTTTCTTGGGAAGTAA
- a CDS encoding DUF47 domain-containing protein codes for MFGLIPKEEKFFAMFRDMSHNIIEGAQLLKDMLDNFDDPVASQRKIKEIEHKGDTITHDIIKKLNKSFITPFDREDIYALSSALDDILDLIDASAQRFVMYNVEKPTPESKELAFLILKSCQTIDKTVALLGGKLEPISAYCIEVNALENEADRVCREAISRLFAQEKDPIQLIKWKEIYETLETATDKCEDAANILESVVVKNA; via the coding sequence ATGTTTGGGTTGATACCGAAGGAAGAGAAGTTTTTCGCCATGTTCAGGGACATGTCTCACAACATCATTGAGGGTGCGCAACTCTTGAAGGACATGCTGGACAACTTCGACGACCCGGTGGCGAGCCAGCGCAAGATCAAAGAGATCGAGCACAAGGGCGACACCATCACCCACGACATCATCAAAAAGCTGAACAAGAGCTTCATCACCCCCTTCGACCGGGAAGACATCTACGCCCTCTCCTCGGCGCTGGACGACATCCTCGACCTGATCGATGCTTCGGCGCAGCGCTTCGTCATGTACAACGTAGAGAAGCCGACCCCCGAATCGAAGGAACTTGCCTTCCTCATCCTCAAGTCCTGCCAGACCATCGACAAGACGGTGGCACTCCTGGGCGGGAAGCTCGAGCCGATCAGCGCCTACTGCATCGAGGTAAACGCCTTGGAGAACGAAGCGGACCGCGTCTGCCGCGAGGCGATCAGCCGCCTCTTCGCCCAGGAGAAGGACCCGATCCAGCTCATCAAATGGAAAGAGATTTACGAGACCCTGGAAACCGCGACGGACAAATGCGAGGACGCAGCCAACATCCTGGAAAGCGTGGTGGTAAAAAATGCCTGA
- the uppP gene encoding undecaprenyl-diphosphatase UppP, which yields MNPLHAAILGTLQGLTEVLPISSSAHLILIPKFLNWPESGLTFDVALHIGTFLALALYFWRDILELTGNFVAACRSGLNTPARRLPFYIIAATIPAAIAGKMLEGPIDEMFRKSPATIAALLVFFGLVLAFADTAGAKRWRVDRLTLKCAVVIGLAQCLALLPGVSRSGITITAALLLGFHRESAARFSFLISLPIVAGAALLKVGHLVQTGIPAGEELPLLIGISTSAVFGFLSVAFLLKLVQRDSLYPFVWYRIIAGGGALALIFFPIF from the coding sequence ATGAACCCTCTACATGCCGCAATACTGGGAACGCTGCAGGGACTGACCGAAGTCCTCCCCATCAGCAGCTCTGCCCATCTCATCTTGATCCCGAAATTCCTGAACTGGCCCGAGTCGGGACTCACCTTCGACGTTGCGCTCCATATCGGAACCTTCCTCGCCTTGGCCCTCTACTTCTGGCGCGACATTCTCGAGCTGACCGGCAACTTCGTAGCTGCCTGCCGCAGCGGGCTCAACACCCCGGCGCGGCGGCTTCCTTTTTACATCATTGCGGCCACCATACCCGCGGCGATAGCGGGAAAGATGCTGGAGGGGCCGATAGACGAGATGTTCCGCAAAAGCCCGGCGACCATAGCGGCGCTCCTCGTCTTTTTCGGCCTTGTGCTCGCTTTCGCCGACACCGCCGGCGCCAAGCGCTGGAGGGTGGACCGGCTCACCCTGAAGTGCGCCGTGGTGATCGGGCTGGCCCAATGCCTGGCACTGCTGCCGGGGGTCTCCCGCTCCGGGATCACCATCACGGCGGCCCTGCTTCTCGGCTTTCACCGCGAGTCGGCGGCCCGCTTCTCCTTCCTCATCTCCCTTCCCATCGTAGCCGGCGCCGCCCTTTTGAAGGTGGGGCACCTGGTGCAGACGGGAATCCCCGCCGGCGAAGAGCTCCCGCTTCTGATCGGCATCTCCACCTCCGCCGTGTTCGGCTTTTTGAGCGTCGCTTTCCTGCTGAAGCTGGTGCAGCGCGACTCCCTCTACCCCTTCGTCTGGTACCGCATTATCGCCGGCGGCGGCGCCCTCGCCCTGATCTTCTTCCCTATCTTCTAG